Proteins from a genomic interval of Psychrobacter fulvigenes:
- a CDS encoding winged helix-turn-helix domain-containing protein has translation MTIPIHNLEDHDFGKHSKTERNPRARLRLLILYQYSIAKATNDIAKDLCIHPETARRKLKRYYERGLESLYDRHRRGRRSKLAEADTAAFKAMIVSEQEKRAGGRLTGKDIQQLAKEHYNAHYTVNGIYELLKRIDMSWISARSQHPKADPQAQDAFKKTL, from the coding sequence ATGACTATACCAATACATAACCTAGAAGACCATGACTTTGGCAAACACTCAAAGACTGAGCGCAATCCCAGAGCCCGACTACGCCTGCTCATCTTATACCAATATAGTATAGCCAAAGCCACCAACGATATTGCCAAAGACCTCTGCATACATCCTGAAACTGCCAGACGGAAATTGAAGCGATATTATGAACGAGGACTTGAGAGTCTCTACGATCGTCATCGTCGAGGTCGTCGCAGCAAATTGGCAGAAGCAGACACAGCCGCTTTTAAAGCCATGATAGTCTCTGAACAAGAAAAGCGCGCTGGCGGTCGTCTAACCGGCAAAGACATTCAGCAATTGGCTAAAGAACACTACAACGCTCACTACACCGTTAACGGTATCTACGAGCTACTCAAGCGTATTGATATGAGTTGGATAAGTGCTCGTAGTCAGCATCCAAAAGCCGACCCACAAGCTCAAGACGCTTTTAAAAAAACTTTATAG
- a CDS encoding IS5 family transposase (programmed frameshift): protein MARKALTDTLWDQLQSTMIKYGCYQTQNSREIMEAILWKLRTGAPWRDIPEELCSWKTAYSRFNRWSKTGLWADFFFSLRKEIDTEWVFTDGSYVRCHQHASGARLGEERAIGRSRGGATTKIHLSCDADGYPLNFKITGGEVHDSQVAGELIEMIGQADYFIADKGYDSESIRDKARSHNMIPVVPKRKNAKQPNPEFDSYLYKLRHLVENMFARLKHFRSIATRYEKLARNFKSMLYLACTIIHCKMN from the exons ATGGCAAGAAAAGCATTAACAGATACGCTTTGGGATCAATTGCAATCGACGATGATAAAGTACGGCTGCTATCAAACTCAAAACAGCCGAGAGATCATGGAAGCCATACTATGGAAGCTACGCACAGGCGCTCCTTGGCGTGACATACCTGAAGAATTATGCTCGTGGAAAACAGCCTATAGTCGTTTCAACCGCTGGTCGAAAACTGGCTTATGGGCGGATTTTTTTT TTAGCTTACGAAAAGAAATTGATACGGAATGGGTATTCACAGACGGAAGCTATGTTCGCTGTCATCAGCATGCAAGTGGAGCTCGGCTTGGTGAAGAGCGAGCAATTGGACGAAGCCGTGGCGGCGCAACTACAAAGATACACCTATCCTGTGATGCCGATGGATATCCGCTCAATTTTAAAATCACTGGGGGTGAAGTCCACGACAGTCAAGTTGCAGGTGAATTGATTGAAATGATTGGACAAGCTGATTACTTTATCGCTGATAAAGGCTATGACTCAGAGTCTATCAGAGACAAAGCTCGAAGCCACAATATGATACCCGTCGTGCCTAAAAGGAAAAATGCCAAACAGCCTAATCCAGAGTTTGATAGCTATTTGTACAAATTGCGTCATCTTGTTGAAAATATGTTTGCAAGGCTTAAGCATTTTCGTAGTATCGCTACTCGCTATGAGAAGTTAGCTCGTAATTTCAAGTCTATGCTCTATCTAGCGTGTACTATCATTCATTGTAAAATGAATTGA
- a CDS encoding IS630 family transposase encodes MDIWFQDETRIGQQGSLTRVWHYRGGRPRLIKQQQFHSAYLFGAFCPATKKAVGLVLPFVNKHTMLLHMQEISKAVPKGRHAVVVMDGALWHQPSLNQANVTMLKLPPYSPELNPSERVWQYLKQNELSNRCYDSYEAIVDATCLAWNNLLKQPQRIRSLTARTWAQL; translated from the coding sequence GTGGACATCTGGTTTCAAGATGAAACTCGAATAGGACAACAAGGCTCATTGACCAGAGTTTGGCATTACCGCGGTGGGCGACCTCGACTGATCAAGCAGCAACAGTTTCATTCCGCTTATCTGTTTGGTGCCTTTTGTCCAGCGACAAAGAAGGCTGTCGGCTTAGTACTGCCTTTCGTTAATAAACACACCATGTTATTGCATATGCAAGAGATTAGTAAAGCCGTTCCAAAAGGACGTCATGCGGTGGTGGTGATGGACGGCGCATTATGGCATCAACCAAGCTTGAATCAGGCTAATGTCACTATGCTTAAACTACCGCCTTATTCACCTGAGCTCAATCCCTCTGAGAGAGTATGGCAGTACCTTAAGCAAAATGAGCTATCTAATCGTTGTTATGACAGTTATGAGGCTATTGTCGATGCCACTTGCTTGGCTTGGAATAATTTGCTTAAACAGCCACAAAGAATTCGGTCGTTAACTGCTCGTACCTGGGCGCAACTTTAA
- a CDS encoding serpin family protein: MTSTPEGIAEVVTANNQFAIDMYQQINGQPDQADKNVFFSPYSLSTAMAMLYAAAEGETKAQIQKTFHYPVPAILNPNSAALYNQFNKSNPDYKLATVNDLWMQQGLRPNQNYLDTVQRYYGGKVTTLDFEGSPDPARQTINKKIADKTKQMILELLPKGSIKSDTAVVLTNAIYFKGDWTMPFTAERTSAQPFYNAIGRASTVQMMQQQSYFDYYEDKYIQVVQLPYKGDDLSMLVVLPKFNHKLAMQQLAKSLSATKIKQWRSGLVRQEVNLQLPKFKLDARYQMKTLLADMGMPKAFNNGAEFNLYADGPPIKLDEVYHQAVVTVDEKGTEAAAAAGAVGMYVGMSYPVKFKADHPFMFVIKDNKTDAILFLGQVNKP; encoded by the coding sequence TTGACCTCGACACCCGAGGGTATTGCTGAAGTCGTCACTGCCAATAACCAGTTTGCCATTGATATGTATCAGCAGATAAATGGGCAACCTGACCAAGCAGATAAAAATGTATTTTTCTCACCGTATAGCTTATCTACTGCAATGGCCATGCTCTATGCCGCAGCGGAAGGGGAAACGAAAGCGCAAATCCAAAAGACGTTTCATTATCCAGTACCAGCTATCCTCAACCCTAATAGTGCAGCACTCTATAACCAATTCAATAAATCCAATCCCGACTACAAGCTTGCCACGGTCAATGATTTATGGATGCAACAAGGGTTGCGTCCCAACCAAAACTACTTGGATACTGTACAGCGTTATTACGGTGGTAAAGTCACCACTCTTGATTTTGAAGGCAGTCCTGATCCCGCACGTCAGACCATTAATAAAAAGATAGCTGATAAAACCAAGCAAATGATTCTTGAATTATTACCCAAGGGTAGCATTAAATCTGATACTGCCGTGGTGCTAACCAATGCCATCTATTTTAAGGGCGATTGGACCATGCCTTTTACAGCTGAAAGAACCAGTGCCCAGCCTTTTTATAATGCCATAGGCAGAGCCTCTACTGTCCAAATGATGCAGCAACAGTCTTATTTTGACTATTATGAGGACAAATATATACAGGTCGTGCAATTGCCTTATAAAGGCGATGACCTATCTATGCTCGTAGTGTTACCCAAATTCAATCATAAACTTGCTATGCAGCAATTAGCTAAGAGTTTAAGTGCAACTAAGATTAAGCAATGGCGTTCAGGCTTAGTAAGACAAGAGGTGAACCTTCAACTGCCAAAGTTTAAGTTAGATGCGCGTTATCAGATGAAAACATTGCTCGCTGATATGGGTATGCCAAAAGCGTTTAATAATGGGGCTGAATTTAACTTATATGCTGATGGCCCACCGATAAAGCTGGATGAGGTTTATCATCAAGCGGTGGTCACCGTCGATGAAAAAGGGACGGAAGCGGCAGCAGCAGCCGGTGCTGTAGGTATGTATGTTGGTATGTCTTATCCTGTGAAATTTAAAGCCGACCATCCGTTTATGTTTGTGATTAAAGACAATAAAACTGATGCAATATTATTTTTAGGCCAGGTGAATAAGCCTTAG
- a CDS encoding serpin family protein, which produces MKNRNQYIYKKPAIKFSVGTLALGSLLAIAGCNNSLVDNQPIKQAAEKPIVSKTENPSNPKTDKNYIAADDSASTPEGIRKVVDANNQFAIDLYQQINKQAKQAENNVFFSPYSLSTAMAMLYAAAEGETKQQIQKTFHYPAPAILNPNSAALYNQFNKPNPNYDLSTVNDLWMRQGLSPNQTYLDTVKRYYGGQVTNLDFASRPEPSRQTINKTIANHTKQMIPELLPEGSIKSSTAAVLTNAVYFKSQWAQPLGLRGSTQPFYNLNGTITDTNFMYSIENSNYTEDEQVQVVELPYKSDDLSMLIILPKSKEAAAMQALVKNLSADQIGQWTHNMKIKAVDLQLPKFKMEQDYKMDGLLAEMGMPIAFDSRADFSLFNDEQSLAVDSIIHKAVVEVDEKGTVAAAATSIVPVVVSANYDVEFNANRPFMFMIKDNKTDAILFLGQVNKL; this is translated from the coding sequence ATGAAAAATCGTAACCAATACATCTATAAAAAGCCTGCAATTAAATTCAGCGTCGGTACGCTTGCTTTAGGCAGTTTACTGGCAATTGCTGGTTGTAATAATAGCTTGGTTGATAATCAACCAATAAAACAAGCAGCTGAAAAACCTATAGTCAGCAAGACTGAGAACCCTTCAAACCCAAAGACTGATAAGAACTATATCGCTGCTGACGACTCTGCTTCAACGCCTGAAGGTATCAGAAAAGTCGTCGATGCCAACAATCAATTTGCTATAGATCTGTATCAGCAAATAAATAAGCAAGCTAAACAAGCAGAGAATAACGTGTTTTTCTCACCGTACAGCTTGTCCACTGCCATGGCCATGCTTTATGCTGCAGCAGAGGGTGAAACAAAGCAGCAAATCCAAAAGACCTTTCACTATCCAGCACCAGCTATCCTCAATCCCAATAGTGCAGCACTCTACAATCAATTCAATAAGCCTAATCCAAACTATGACTTAAGCACAGTTAATGACTTATGGATGCGTCAAGGCCTAAGTCCCAATCAAACCTATTTGGATACCGTAAAACGCTACTATGGTGGTCAAGTCACCAATCTTGATTTTGCGAGCCGTCCCGAGCCATCACGTCAGACCATCAATAAAACCATCGCTAATCATACCAAGCAGATGATTCCTGAACTACTGCCAGAAGGGAGTATCAAGTCATCTACCGCTGCTGTATTAACCAATGCTGTTTATTTTAAAAGCCAATGGGCACAACCTCTAGGTCTACGAGGTAGTACTCAACCCTTTTATAACCTCAATGGCACAATCACCGATACGAATTTTATGTATAGCATAGAAAACTCTAATTACACGGAAGATGAGCAAGTACAAGTGGTAGAGCTGCCTTATAAAAGCGATGACCTGTCGATGCTGATCATCTTGCCAAAATCAAAAGAAGCCGCTGCTATGCAGGCATTGGTTAAGAATTTAAGTGCCGATCAAATTGGTCAGTGGACTCACAATATGAAAATAAAAGCAGTCGACCTGCAGCTGCCTAAGTTTAAAATGGAACAAGATTATAAAATGGATGGGCTACTGGCTGAAATGGGAATGCCAATCGCTTTTGATAGTCGCGCTGACTTTAGCTTATTCAATGACGAGCAGTCATTAGCGGTAGATTCTATTATTCATAAAGCGGTGGTTGAGGTTGATGAAAAAGGTACAGTGGCGGCAGCTGCTACAAGTATAGTGCCAGTAGTCGTCTCAGCTAATTATGACGTTGAGTTTAATGCCAATCGTCCCTTTATGTTTATGATTAAAGACAATAAAACCGATGCGATATTGTTCTTAGGTCAGGTGAATAAGCTATAG
- a CDS encoding serpin family protein: protein MKNNQYCYLKRAHRNRIISALAISSLLFVVSGCDSTMKESKPTDSVANTTSNSDKSYLPDKAKSNADARADSPVDFIAADDSASTPDGIEKVTTANNQFAIAMYRHINGQTGQADDNVFFSPYSLSTAMAMLYAAAEGETKAQIQKTFYYPLMDILNPNSAALYNQFNKPNPDYKLATVNDLWMQQGLTPTKSYVDTVQRYYGGQVTNLDFKGSPDPSRLIINKKIAQHTNQLISELLPKGSIKPITVAVLTNAVYFKGDWKVPFEVDTTTDQPFYNPMGTSSNVKMMQLQSYFRYNEDKQVQVVQLPYKGDNLSMLVVLPKSKDKAAMQQLVRDLSADKIKQWSKDLVGQEVNVHLPKFRLEAGYQMKDLLTDMGMPRAFQKGAGFNLFDNSPPIYVDDVYHKAVVIVDEKGTEAAAATGIVANATAASAPPPMFKADHPFVFMIKDNKTDAILFLGQVNKP from the coding sequence ATGAAGAATAACCAGTATTGTTATCTTAAAAGAGCACATCGTAACCGTATCATAAGTGCATTGGCTATCAGTAGTCTATTATTCGTGGTCAGTGGCTGTGACAGCACTATGAAAGAGTCTAAACCTACTGACAGCGTAGCCAATACCACATCAAATTCAGATAAATCATACTTACCAGATAAAGCTAAAAGCAACGCTGACGCTCGAGCAGATAGTCCGGTTGATTTTATTGCTGCTGATGATTCTGCTTCAACACCAGACGGCATCGAAAAAGTCACTACCGCCAACAATCAGTTTGCCATTGCTATGTACCGACACATCAATGGACAGACTGGGCAAGCAGATGACAACGTGTTTTTCTCACCGTATAGCCTGTCCACTGCTATGGCAATGCTCTATGCTGCAGCGGAAGGAGAAACGAAAGCGCAAATTCAAAAGACCTTTTATTATCCCTTAATGGATATTCTAAACCCCAATAGCGCTGCGCTCTACAATCAATTCAATAAACCCAATCCTGACTATAAGCTCGCCACGGTCAATGACTTATGGATGCAGCAAGGGCTAACGCCTACTAAATCCTACGTAGATACGGTACAACGCTATTACGGCGGTCAAGTAACCAACCTTGATTTTAAAGGCAGTCCCGATCCTTCGCGCCTCATCATTAATAAAAAAATTGCTCAGCATACCAATCAGTTGATTTCTGAACTGCTACCCAAGGGCAGTATCAAGCCCATCACAGTTGCCGTATTAACCAACGCGGTTTATTTTAAGGGCGATTGGAAAGTGCCTTTTGAGGTTGACACCACTACGGATCAGCCTTTTTATAACCCTATGGGTACAAGTTCTAATGTCAAAATGATGCAGCTACAATCGTATTTTAGGTATAACGAGGACAAGCAAGTACAGGTCGTGCAATTGCCTTATAAGGGCGACAACTTGTCTATGCTGGTGGTATTACCAAAATCAAAAGACAAAGCAGCCATGCAGCAGCTGGTGCGTGATTTAAGCGCTGATAAAATTAAGCAATGGAGTAAAGACTTAGTAGGACAAGAAGTAAACGTTCATTTGCCAAAGTTCAGGCTTGAAGCAGGCTATCAGATGAAAGACCTACTCACGGATATGGGAATGCCAAGAGCCTTTCAAAAAGGGGCTGGGTTTAACTTATTTGATAATAGCCCGCCGATATATGTTGATGACGTTTATCATAAAGCAGTGGTTATCGTGGATGAGAAAGGAACCGAAGCGGCAGCAGCAACGGGGATTGTTGCCAATGCAACTGCTGCTTCTGCTCCACCACCTATGTTCAAAGCCGATCATCCGTTTGTCTTTATGATTAAAGACAATAAAACAGATGCGATATTGTTTTTGGGGCAAGTGAACAAACCTTAA
- a CDS encoding DUF4825 domain-containing protein — translation MKKMLKLLSCSLLVISVASGCNTKTIEEDVFQYKNAYVGDNSAVINIVNHSMQSDKFRGLELKTKEAPYGVILNYDGSESEKNDKKTVIYNATYLFALIQNAEWITFNFDHQEYKIAREALIKWYG, via the coding sequence ATGAAAAAAATGCTTAAGTTATTATCGTGTTCACTGTTAGTGATTTCCGTCGCCAGTGGATGTAATACGAAGACCATTGAAGAAGATGTGTTTCAATACAAGAATGCCTATGTTGGTGATAATAGTGCAGTCATCAATATTGTAAATCACTCTATGCAATCAGATAAATTCAGGGGGCTTGAGCTCAAAACGAAAGAGGCACCCTATGGGGTCATCTTAAATTATGATGGGTCAGAGTCGGAAAAGAATGATAAAAAGACAGTGATATATAACGCCACTTACTTATTTGCGTTGATTCAAAATGCAGAGTGGATAACGTTTAATTTTGATCATCAAGAATACAAAATAGCAAGAGAAGCTCTGATAAAGTGGTACGGGTAA